One part of the Actinotignum schaalii genome encodes these proteins:
- a CDS encoding helix-turn-helix transcriptional regulator, which translates to MEGVVIQMAAEESAGIRPREETTREGILRLIMERGPISAAELAQLAILTPAGVRRHLVALEDAGAITECEKPGQREARAGRPARYYVATDTGQNAGTTSYHTMANAALDFLRENLGEAGVEEFARRRERSLVARYRDALGDTENPAERLRRLARALTQDGYAASVRDVPGTQDGPRQMIQLCQGRCPLRDVATHHHFLCAAETRAFHELLGVPVQRLATIASGSHVCTVTLHADSV; encoded by the coding sequence GTGGAAGGGGTGGTGATCCAGATGGCAGCGGAAGAAAGCGCAGGGATCCGCCCCCGGGAAGAAACAACCCGAGAGGGAATTCTGCGCCTCATTATGGAACGGGGGCCCATTAGCGCCGCGGAACTGGCCCAGCTGGCTATTCTCACTCCGGCAGGGGTGCGCCGCCACCTGGTGGCGCTCGAAGATGCCGGTGCGATTACCGAATGCGAGAAACCCGGGCAGCGCGAGGCGCGGGCCGGGCGCCCGGCCCGCTATTACGTGGCGACCGATACCGGGCAGAACGCCGGGACAACCTCGTATCACACCATGGCGAATGCCGCCCTTGATTTTCTGCGCGAAAATCTGGGGGAGGCCGGGGTGGAGGAATTTGCGCGCCGGCGGGAACGTTCCCTGGTGGCGCGTTACCGCGATGCGCTCGGGGATACCGAAAATCCCGCGGAGCGGCTGCGCCGCCTGGCGCGTGCCCTCACCCAAGATGGCTACGCCGCTTCGGTGCGTGATGTTCCGGGCACGCAGGATGGGCCGCGCCAGATGATCCAGTTGTGCCAGGGGCGCTGCCCCCTGCGCGACGTCGCCACACACCATCACTTTTTATGCGCGGCGGAAACCCGCGCTTTTCACGAACTACTCGGGGTTCCCGTGCAACGGCTGGCAACCATTGCATCCGGGAGCCACGTCTGCACGGTGACGCTGCACGCTGACAGCGTTTAA
- the sufD gene encoding Fe-S cluster assembly protein SufD, translating to MVSTDHSQAVLADEGFHTAHADRSDRFASFNPEEFPIPRGTGEEEDWRFTPMDRVAPFIHDVEGARDATVTATVVGGARVEEVDRNDPRLGTVGKPDDRAAALAWSAFQHAHIVTLDGSEHADVVAIINGEGTLSVAHTLITAAPEASGTVVLEHTGSGNLTETVEIEVGAHADLTVVSVQEQERCASQHSAQRIRVGEGAKFRHIVVTIGGDLIRMTTACELEGERSDTELLGAYITESHQHHEHRIFVDHVAPHCKSRATYKGALQGNEAHSVWIGDVLIRAQAAQTDTYELNRNLVLTEGAKADSVPNLEILTGDIAGAGHASATGRFDDEQLFYLMARGIPADVARRLVVRGFFAELVEQIEVDSVRTKLMNAIERELDLADAGSGEEA from the coding sequence ATGGTCAGTACTGATCATTCCCAGGCGGTGCTGGCAGACGAAGGATTCCATACCGCGCACGCCGACCGCTCGGACCGTTTCGCCTCCTTCAACCCGGAGGAGTTCCCGATTCCGCGCGGAACCGGGGAGGAAGAAGACTGGCGTTTCACGCCGATGGACCGGGTCGCCCCGTTCATTCACGACGTCGAGGGCGCACGCGATGCCACCGTGACGGCCACCGTGGTAGGTGGGGCGCGCGTGGAAGAAGTGGACCGCAATGATCCGCGCTTGGGCACGGTAGGGAAACCCGATGACCGCGCGGCCGCCCTCGCCTGGTCGGCTTTCCAACATGCGCATATCGTGACTCTCGATGGAAGCGAGCACGCGGACGTCGTCGCCATTATTAACGGGGAAGGGACACTGAGCGTTGCCCATACCCTCATCACCGCGGCCCCGGAGGCCAGCGGCACCGTGGTGCTCGAGCACACCGGCAGCGGCAACCTCACGGAAACCGTGGAAATTGAGGTGGGGGCGCACGCGGATCTCACCGTCGTGTCCGTGCAGGAACAAGAACGCTGCGCGTCCCAGCATTCCGCCCAGCGCATCCGGGTAGGTGAAGGCGCCAAATTCCGGCATATCGTGGTGACCATCGGCGGGGACCTCATCCGCATGACCACCGCCTGCGAGCTGGAAGGGGAGCGTTCTGATACCGAACTGCTGGGCGCTTATATCACCGAAAGCCACCAGCATCACGAACACCGAATTTTCGTGGATCACGTGGCTCCGCATTGCAAATCCCGGGCCACCTACAAGGGTGCGCTCCAGGGCAACGAGGCGCATTCGGTGTGGATCGGCGATGTTCTTATCCGAGCCCAGGCCGCCCAGACCGATACGTATGAACTCAACCGCAACCTGGTCCTCACCGAGGGAGCGAAGGCCGATTCAGTGCCCAATCTGGAGATTCTCACCGGGGATATTGCCGGAGCCGGGCACGCCTCAGCCACCGGGCGTTTTGATGACGAGCAGCTCTTCTACCTCATGGCCCGCGGTATCCCCGCGGACGTGGCGCGCCGCCTGGTGGTGCGCGGTTTCTTCGCAGAATTGGTGGAGCAGATCGAAGTGGATTCGGTGCGCACCAAGCTCATGAACGCTATCGAACGCGAACTCGATTTGGCCGATGCCGGAAGCGGGGAGGAGGCATGA
- a CDS encoding Rieske (2Fe-2S) protein — MSWQQVCTTADLEPESALSVEVRAASGAVVPVCIARDCHGTWHAVGDICTHEDVNLSDGEVFDTTIECPKHGAEFDLCSGRALTLPAVTPVPVYPLTCDNDGRVFIDVDTTPEEK; from the coding sequence ATGAGCTGGCAGCAGGTGTGTACCACCGCGGATCTTGAGCCGGAAAGCGCTCTGAGTGTGGAAGTCCGCGCTGCTAGCGGCGCCGTCGTACCCGTATGTATCGCACGCGACTGCCACGGAACCTGGCACGCGGTGGGCGATATCTGCACCCATGAAGACGTTAACCTCAGCGACGGCGAAGTTTTTGATACCACAATCGAATGCCCCAAACACGGGGCGGAATTCGACCTGTGTTCCGGGCGTGCCCTCACGCTCCCGGCGGTCACACCCGTGCCCGTCTACCCCCTGACCTGCGATAATGACGGCCGCGTTTTTATTGACGTGGACACAACACCTGAGGAGAAGTAA
- a CDS encoding SufS family cysteine desulfurase, with translation MNAVRPLVARDDFPILARPMRGDQALVYLDSGATAQRPRAVLDAMVDFDTRSNGAVKRGSHLLAEESTVAYEEARAKVAAFIGAAPQEIVWTSGSTQSLNLLAYAISNATAGRGWGNADRFLLRAGDDIVVTRAEHHANLLPWQELCERTGARLTWLDLDSEGRIDPATFAVIGRRTRIVAFTHVSNVTGAVSPVAQIVEAARAVGAFTVLDACQSVPHLPVNVRELDVDFAAFSGHKMYGPTGVGALYGREELLADLPPYQFGGSMIERVTMEKTRYARPPARFEAGSQPVTQIVGLARAVDYLSAIGMENVARYEDALTAQLLAGLGQIPGIRVLGPREGAGRTGIAAFTVDGVHPHDVGQFLDARGIAVRVGHHCAQPIHDFFGVPASVRASVGIYTTSSDIDAFLDALSQVRGYFRVEG, from the coding sequence GTGAACGCCGTGCGCCCGCTGGTGGCGCGGGATGATTTCCCGATTCTGGCCCGGCCGATGCGCGGGGATCAGGCCCTCGTGTACCTAGATTCCGGGGCGACGGCGCAGCGCCCGCGCGCCGTTCTGGACGCGATGGTGGATTTTGATACGCGCTCCAACGGGGCGGTCAAACGCGGCAGCCACCTCCTCGCGGAAGAATCCACCGTGGCCTACGAAGAGGCCCGCGCGAAAGTGGCGGCCTTCATCGGGGCGGCGCCCCAGGAAATTGTATGGACCAGCGGGAGCACCCAGTCCCTCAACCTCCTCGCCTACGCGATCTCGAATGCCACGGCGGGGCGCGGTTGGGGGAACGCGGATCGTTTCCTGCTGCGTGCCGGCGACGATATTGTGGTGACTCGCGCCGAGCATCACGCGAACCTGCTGCCCTGGCAGGAATTGTGTGAGCGCACCGGGGCCCGCCTCACGTGGCTTGATCTGGATAGCGAGGGCCGGATCGACCCGGCCACCTTCGCGGTCATCGGGCGGCGCACCCGCATCGTTGCTTTTACACATGTCTCGAACGTGACCGGGGCGGTCTCCCCGGTCGCCCAGATCGTGGAGGCAGCCCGCGCGGTAGGTGCTTTTACGGTGCTTGACGCCTGCCAATCCGTGCCGCATCTACCCGTGAACGTACGGGAACTTGACGTAGATTTCGCGGCTTTTTCGGGTCATAAAATGTACGGGCCCACCGGGGTGGGGGCGCTGTACGGGCGTGAAGAACTCCTCGCGGATCTACCGCCCTACCAATTCGGCGGCTCGATGATTGAACGGGTCACGATGGAAAAAACGCGCTACGCGCGCCCGCCGGCCCGTTTCGAGGCGGGAAGCCAGCCGGTTACCCAAATCGTGGGCCTGGCGCGCGCGGTGGATTACCTCAGCGCCATCGGCATGGAGAACGTGGCGCGCTACGAAGATGCGCTGACCGCCCAGCTGCTTGCCGGGCTCGGGCAGATCCCGGGGATCCGGGTGCTCGGCCCCCGCGAGGGAGCTGGCCGTACCGGGATCGCGGCTTTTACCGTGGACGGCGTGCACCCGCATGACGTGGGGCAATTCTTGGATGCGCGCGGTATTGCAGTGCGGGTGGGCCACCATTGCGCCCAGCCGATTCACGATTTCTTCGGGGTGCCGGCCTCGGTGCGCGCCTCCGTGGGAATCTACACAACAAGCTCGGATATTGACGCATTCCTTGATGCGTTGAGCCAGGTCCGCGGCTATTTCCGGGTGGAAGGATAA
- the sufC gene encoding Fe-S cluster assembly ATPase SufC — protein MATLDIIDLHASVITPEGPKPILHGVNLHIGDNEIHAIMGPNGSGKSTTAYALAGHPSYEITSGQVLLDGVDITDMTADERAREGLFLAMQYPVEVPGVSVSNFLRTAKTAIDGEAPKLREWSQALRKVTEKLRVDADFIKRDLNVGFSGGEKKRTEVLQMELLEPKIAVLDETDSGLDVDALRVVSEGIVDVHERTGNSLLLITHYNRILQYVKPDYVHVFAGGKIVRTGGPDLASELEASGYDSYIEAEAK, from the coding sequence ATGGCTACTCTCGATATTATTGATCTGCACGCCTCGGTCATCACCCCCGAAGGCCCCAAACCGATTCTGCACGGCGTAAACCTGCATATTGGCGATAATGAAATCCACGCGATTATGGGCCCGAACGGCTCGGGTAAATCGACCACGGCCTACGCGCTGGCCGGGCATCCCTCCTATGAAATCACGTCCGGGCAGGTACTCCTCGACGGCGTGGATATTACCGATATGACCGCCGATGAACGCGCCCGCGAAGGGCTTTTCCTCGCCATGCAGTACCCGGTGGAAGTGCCCGGCGTTTCCGTCTCGAATTTCTTGCGCACCGCGAAAACCGCGATTGACGGGGAAGCTCCCAAGCTGCGCGAATGGTCCCAGGCGCTGCGCAAGGTCACGGAAAAACTGCGGGTGGACGCCGATTTTATTAAGCGCGATCTCAACGTGGGCTTCTCCGGTGGCGAAAAGAAACGCACCGAAGTGCTCCAGATGGAATTGCTCGAACCCAAGATCGCCGTGCTGGACGAAACGGATTCCGGGCTGGACGTGGACGCGCTGCGCGTGGTCTCCGAAGGCATCGTGGACGTGCATGAACGCACCGGTAATTCGCTGCTGCTCATCACCCACTACAACCGGATTTTGCAGTACGTCAAACCCGATTACGTCCACGTTTTCGCGGGCGGCAAGATTGTGCGCACCGGCGGGCCGGATCTGGCCAGCGAACTGGAAGCCTCCGGGTACGACAGCTACATCGAAGCGGAGGCGAAGTAG
- the sufB gene encoding Fe-S cluster assembly protein SufB, protein MAQTRHEAAIAEAVAQQEHVIANLSGAYEFGWHDTDTAGAHARRGLDEGVVRAISAAKKEPEWMLKRRLRALRLFEKRPMPTWGADLSGINFDDFKYFVRATDRQVTDWNDLPPEIKNTYDRLGIPEAEKERLVAGVAAQYESEVVYNSIRADLEEQGVIFVDTDTALREHEDLVREYFGTVIPAGDNKFASLNTAVWSGGSFIYVPKNVHVDIPLQAYFRINTQAMGQFERTLIICDEGSYVHYVEGCTAPIYSEDSLHAAIVEIIVKKNAHCRYTTIQNWSNNVLNLVTQRATVAEGATMEWVDGNIGSRLNMKYPACVLLGEHAHGEALSAAFSGPGQHQDTGAKMQHLAPNTTSSIVSKSISRGGGRSSYRGLVQVSEDARGSKSNVVCDALLVDDISRTDTYPYVDVRTDDVEMGHEATVTKVSEEQLFYLMQRGLSEQEAMGMIVRGFVEPIARELPMEYALELNRLIDLQMEGSVG, encoded by the coding sequence ATGGCACAAACACGGCACGAGGCAGCAATTGCGGAGGCCGTGGCGCAGCAGGAACACGTGATCGCGAACCTGTCCGGCGCCTATGAATTTGGGTGGCACGATACCGATACCGCCGGGGCGCACGCGCGCCGCGGTCTGGATGAGGGAGTGGTGCGCGCGATTAGCGCGGCGAAAAAAGAACCGGAATGGATGCTCAAGCGGCGCCTGCGTGCCCTGCGCCTTTTTGAGAAGCGCCCCATGCCCACCTGGGGGGCCGATCTTTCCGGTATCAACTTCGATGACTTCAAGTACTTCGTGCGGGCCACCGACCGCCAGGTCACCGATTGGAATGACCTCCCCCCGGAAATCAAAAACACCTACGACCGGCTCGGCATCCCGGAAGCGGAAAAAGAACGCCTGGTGGCCGGGGTGGCCGCCCAGTACGAATCCGAGGTGGTGTACAACTCGATTCGTGCGGACCTGGAAGAACAGGGCGTTATTTTCGTAGATACCGATACCGCCCTGCGCGAGCATGAGGACCTGGTGCGCGAATACTTCGGCACCGTAATCCCGGCCGGGGATAATAAATTCGCCTCCCTCAATACCGCGGTGTGGTCGGGTGGCTCCTTTATTTACGTGCCGAAGAACGTGCACGTGGATATTCCCTTGCAGGCGTACTTCCGTATCAATACTCAGGCAATGGGCCAGTTTGAACGCACCCTTATTATTTGCGATGAGGGCTCCTACGTGCATTACGTGGAAGGCTGCACGGCCCCGATCTACTCCGAGGATTCCCTCCATGCCGCCATCGTGGAAATCATCGTGAAGAAGAATGCCCACTGCCGCTACACCACTATCCAGAACTGGTCGAATAACGTGCTCAACCTCGTGACCCAGCGCGCCACCGTGGCCGAAGGCGCCACGATGGAATGGGTGGATGGCAATATCGGTTCGCGCCTGAATATGAAGTACCCGGCCTGCGTGCTCCTGGGCGAACACGCCCACGGGGAAGCACTCTCCGCCGCCTTCTCCGGCCCGGGCCAGCATCAGGATACCGGCGCGAAAATGCAGCACCTGGCCCCGAATACCACCTCCTCGATTGTTTCGAAGTCAATTTCGCGCGGGGGCGGGCGCTCCTCCTACCGTGGCCTCGTGCAGGTCTCGGAAGATGCCCGCGGCTCGAAATCCAATGTGGTCTGCGATGCCCTGCTCGTCGATGATATTTCCCGCACCGATACCTACCCCTACGTGGATGTGCGTACGGACGATGTGGAAATGGGGCACGAGGCCACCGTGACGAAGGTGAGCGAGGAACAGCTCTTCTACCTCATGCAACGCGGCCTGTCCGAACAAGAAGCCATGGGGATGATCGTGCGCGGCTTCGTGGAGCCCATCGCCCGCGAACTGCCCATGGAATACGCACTTGAACTCAATCGTCTTATTGATCTGCAAATGGAAGGGAGTGTGGGCTAA
- the murJ gene encoding murein biosynthesis integral membrane protein MurJ — translation MKKVLGTALGAAGTIAILTLLSRAMGFVRAWVQNGALGDSLAGEAYSTANTVPNVLFEIAAGGALAAAVIPLVSGFLAKALAAEVSRTASALLTWVLAIGIPVAGLVTLGARPIMEVLLGADSPAASVDFAATLLRIFAWQIPLYGLSVVCTGLLQAHKKFVLPALAPLLSSVTVIITFLIFTELAAGNQHDPARISRTALYVLAWGTTAGVAVFSLPQLIPVLRRITLRPTFRFPPGVGRRALRLSGAGLAGLLAQQIQIIAVMLFANARGDVGTYPVFTFANQLYMVPYAVLAVPIATAVFPRLAEAAAIPGRPGLARITARSSRLVFDIGLLCVALLVAVAEPAQALFAVARPVAHMDIAMLAMAPALLGYAFIYHGSRVLYAVEAARAVIIVNSAAWLSVVVVLIGAAGLGVRGRTEVLISIGAAMSVGMTVGGIGHILAIRRAVGPGALRGVGYSLRIVLPAAVLAGGVGYATGRAILRWWGEGALGALGATGAAGALTLAIGGVALYLVDRRALRLARDAEAPSTQEMPAIAVALDEANA, via the coding sequence ATGAAAAAAGTTCTCGGAACGGCACTCGGAGCAGCCGGAACCATAGCGATTCTCACCCTGCTCTCGCGTGCCATGGGCTTCGTGCGCGCCTGGGTGCAAAACGGGGCGTTGGGGGACTCGCTCGCCGGGGAAGCGTATTCAACAGCGAATACCGTCCCGAATGTGCTTTTTGAAATCGCGGCCGGCGGGGCCCTGGCCGCCGCGGTTATCCCGCTCGTCTCCGGGTTCTTGGCGAAGGCCCTGGCCGCGGAAGTCTCCCGCACGGCATCCGCCCTGCTCACCTGGGTGCTCGCCATTGGAATTCCGGTGGCCGGGCTGGTGACCCTGGGTGCCCGTCCCATTATGGAGGTGCTCCTGGGGGCGGATTCGCCGGCGGCCAGCGTGGATTTCGCCGCCACGCTGCTACGAATTTTCGCCTGGCAAATTCCGCTCTACGGACTCTCGGTGGTGTGCACGGGGCTATTGCAGGCGCATAAAAAATTCGTGCTTCCCGCCCTGGCCCCGCTGCTGTCCTCCGTCACGGTTATTATTACGTTCCTTATTTTCACGGAACTCGCCGCCGGTAACCAGCACGATCCGGCCCGGATATCCCGCACCGCTCTCTACGTGTTGGCCTGGGGCACCACGGCCGGTGTGGCGGTCTTTTCGCTACCCCAGCTCATCCCGGTGCTGCGGCGCATCACGTTACGGCCCACCTTCCGTTTCCCGCCCGGGGTGGGGCGGCGCGCGCTACGGCTGAGCGGGGCCGGGCTGGCCGGCCTCCTCGCCCAGCAGATTCAAATTATCGCGGTTATGCTTTTCGCCAATGCCCGCGGCGATGTGGGAACCTACCCGGTTTTCACGTTCGCGAACCAGCTCTATATGGTGCCCTACGCGGTGCTGGCCGTTCCGATTGCCACCGCGGTGTTCCCGCGCCTGGCGGAAGCCGCCGCGATTCCCGGGCGGCCCGGCCTAGCCCGTATTACCGCACGTTCCTCCCGCCTCGTTTTTGATATTGGCCTGCTATGCGTGGCACTGCTGGTGGCGGTGGCGGAACCCGCCCAGGCGCTGTTCGCGGTGGCGCGCCCGGTGGCCCATATGGATATTGCCATGCTGGCCATGGCGCCGGCTCTCCTCGGCTACGCCTTTATTTACCACGGTTCGCGGGTGCTTTACGCGGTGGAGGCGGCCCGCGCGGTTATTATCGTCAATTCGGCGGCGTGGCTGAGCGTTGTGGTGGTGCTCATCGGCGCGGCCGGCCTGGGGGTGCGCGGGCGCACCGAGGTCCTCATCAGTATCGGCGCGGCAATGTCAGTAGGCATGACGGTGGGCGGCATCGGCCATATCCTCGCGATCCGGCGCGCGGTGGGCCCCGGGGCGCTGCGCGGCGTGGGCTACTCCTTGCGCATCGTGCTCCCGGCCGCGGTGCTCGCCGGCGGGGTCGGATACGCCACCGGGCGCGCGATACTGCGCTGGTGGGGAGAAGGTGCCCTGGGTGCGCTGGGAGCAACCGGCGCGGCCGGCGCGCTCACCCTCGCGATCGGGGGAGTGGCGCTCTACCTGGTGGACCGGCGCGCGCTACGTTTGGCGCGTGACGCAGAGGCGCCGTCGACCCAAGAAATGCCGGCCATTGCCGTGGCCCTCGACGAAGCGAATGCATAA
- a CDS encoding NUDIX domain-containing protein yields the protein MNHELSDEYRPAHMRRLERRSVLESPFINVYEDTVELPSVGARMERYWVEHRDAVAVLAVRNSGDGAAEEVLLIRQYRIPVRSLLWEIPAGILDIEGEDPADAARRELREETDYEAGNLEFLTSFYTSPGFTNEHMTVYLTRDPAPATSAFAREDEEAEIEARWVPLARVREAILAGRLGNPQLVAAVLAYLARNA from the coding sequence ATGAACCACGAGCTCAGCGATGAGTACCGCCCCGCGCATATGCGGCGCCTGGAGCGGCGCAGCGTGCTCGAATCGCCTTTTATTAACGTCTACGAGGATACGGTGGAGCTACCCAGCGTGGGGGCGCGCATGGAGCGCTATTGGGTGGAGCATCGTGACGCGGTTGCGGTACTGGCGGTGCGGAATAGCGGCGACGGCGCAGCTGAAGAAGTGCTTCTTATCCGCCAGTATCGGATCCCGGTCCGCTCGCTCCTGTGGGAAATTCCCGCCGGCATTCTTGATATCGAGGGCGAGGATCCCGCGGATGCCGCGCGGCGTGAACTCCGCGAAGAAACGGATTATGAGGCCGGGAACCTGGAGTTTCTCACCAGCTTCTATACCTCGCCCGGTTTCACCAATGAACATATGACGGTGTATCTCACCCGCGATCCGGCCCCGGCCACAAGCGCTTTCGCCCGCGAGGATGAAGAAGCGGAAATTGAGGCGCGGTGGGTGCCGCTCGCCCGGGTGCGCGAGGCGATACTGGCCGGTCGACTCGGCAATCCGCAGCTGGTGGCCGCGGTACTCGCCTACCTGGCCCGCAACGCTTAG